A window of Raineyella sp. W15-4 contains these coding sequences:
- the surE gene encoding 5'/3'-nucleotidase SurE, whose product MQILITNDDGIDAPGLAAMARAAARRGHTVLVAAPDHPSSGVSAALGMRTPTESIVIQEEHPDGMPPGVRCLVAEATPAQIVYLAVQGEYGEVPRMVLSGINSGANTGRAILHSGTVGAALTAAVLGIRAMAVSLAGHAPRHWDAAEEITLRLMEWLEFQACDGRVLNLNIPDVPLDRLRGLRAAPLAAFGELQASDIAFPTVGKPDLRRAAVTYEPALARDEPGSDHYLLSRDWATMTMVRSLIDDFSGVTLPSLDQLDPAHAPDRRRTAASHAPSTPWSD is encoded by the coding sequence ATGCAGATCCTGATCACCAACGACGACGGTATCGACGCTCCGGGGCTGGCGGCGATGGCGCGGGCGGCGGCACGCCGCGGGCACACGGTGCTCGTGGCGGCACCCGACCACCCGTCCTCCGGAGTCAGCGCCGCCTTGGGCATGCGTACGCCCACCGAGTCGATCGTCATCCAGGAGGAACATCCCGACGGGATGCCGCCGGGGGTGCGCTGCCTGGTGGCCGAGGCCACGCCGGCGCAGATCGTCTACCTGGCCGTCCAGGGGGAGTACGGCGAGGTGCCCCGGATGGTGCTGAGCGGGATCAACAGCGGGGCGAACACCGGGCGGGCGATCCTGCACTCGGGGACCGTCGGAGCCGCCCTCACCGCCGCGGTGCTCGGGATCCGGGCGATGGCGGTCTCGCTGGCCGGCCACGCGCCGCGGCACTGGGACGCGGCCGAGGAGATCACCCTGCGGCTGATGGAGTGGCTGGAGTTCCAGGCCTGCGACGGCCGGGTGCTCAACCTGAACATCCCGGACGTCCCGCTGGACCGGTTGCGGGGGCTGCGGGCGGCACCGCTGGCCGCGTTCGGCGAGCTCCAGGCGTCCGACATCGCCTTCCCCACCGTCGGGAAGCCCGACCTGCGCCGGGCGGCGGTCACCTACGAACCTGCGTTGGCCCGTGACGAACCGGGCAGCGACCACTACCTGCTGTCCCGGGACTGGGCGACGATGACGATGGTGCGCAGCCTCATCGACGACTTCTCCGGCGTCACCCTGCCCTCCCTCGACCAGCTCGACCCCGCGCACGCGCCGGACC
- a CDS encoding IMPACT family protein → MSTPPRMTIPRRVDVTTELEVKRSRFITLLRRVDDEAAARGLLAEARDIFPDARHHCSAWVISVPDAQPLWHSSDDGEPSGTAGRPMLDILLGSGLTDVAAVVVRYFGGTLLGTGGLVRAYSDAVAAALARAPRVRLVTSELWTLLLPHADAGRVESELRGRGVAVHEVAYVADGVRLTLAGQDREGLGALVAALTRGEGVLEPAGRTVIEEPAG, encoded by the coding sequence ATGTCGACGCCGCCCCGGATGACCATCCCCCGCCGCGTCGACGTCACCACCGAACTGGAGGTGAAGCGGTCCCGCTTCATCACGCTGCTGCGGCGGGTCGACGACGAGGCGGCGGCCCGGGGCCTGCTCGCCGAGGCCCGCGACATCTTCCCGGACGCCCGGCACCACTGCAGCGCCTGGGTGATCTCGGTCCCGGACGCCCAGCCGCTGTGGCACTCCTCCGACGACGGCGAGCCCAGCGGGACCGCCGGCCGCCCGATGCTCGACATCCTGCTCGGTTCGGGCCTGACCGATGTCGCGGCGGTGGTGGTCCGCTACTTCGGCGGCACGCTGCTGGGGACCGGTGGACTGGTCCGGGCCTATTCCGACGCCGTCGCCGCGGCGCTCGCCCGGGCACCCCGGGTGCGGCTGGTCACCTCCGAGCTGTGGACACTCCTGTTGCCGCATGCCGACGCCGGGCGGGTCGAGTCGGAGCTGCGTGGCCGGGGTGTGGCGGTCCACGAGGTGGCGTACGTCGCGGACGGCGTACGCCTCACCCTGGCGGGCCAGGACCGGGAGGGCCTCGGCGCGCTGGTCGCGGCGCTGACCCGCGGCGAAGGGGTGCTCGAGCCGGCCGGTCGTACGGTGATCGAGGAGCCCGCGGGCTAG